The following coding sequences are from one Musa acuminata AAA Group cultivar baxijiao chromosome BXJ1-6, Cavendish_Baxijiao_AAA, whole genome shotgun sequence window:
- the LOC103988141 gene encoding vacuolar protein sorting-associated protein 9A isoform X1 has protein sequence MEPSHVSHPNFYDFLNRMRRPAAADLVRSIKSFVISFPFQTSNAEHDGNKVQDFLTIMETTIKEHPLWAHATYEEIDSAIEGLEKYIMTKLFTHTFASSSEDAKLDLEISEKICLLQHFIKPDHLDVPRVFQNEASWLFAAKELQKINFFKAPRDKLLCIMNCCRIINNLLLDISMTTNHTPAGADDFLPILIYVTIKANPPQLHSNLKFVQLYRKHSKLVSEVEYYLTNLISAKTFITNINASSLSMDESEFHRNMQLARLASEITVNEPSGTFQLSEGSPPIVRNKYIYVEGNGYPFMEAEARDLRLEDVQQLLGLYKQVVTKYRKLSEALRQLSIDENQLLNNHQRQDMKEKIEQQLEQAGNSGGTR, from the exons ATGGAACCCTCACATGTCTCCCACCCTAATTTCTACGATTTTCTCAATCGGATGCGCCGACCCGCTGCCGCCGATCTCGTCCGCTCCATCAAAAG CTTTGTCATATCGTTCCCATTTCAAACCTCCAATGCTGAACATGATGGCAACaaggtgcaagattttcttactATAATGGAGACCACCATCAAGGAGCATCCCTTGTGGGCTCATGCCACATATGAGGaaatagatagtgcaattgag GGTTTAGAAAAGTATATCATGACAAAGTTGTTCACTCATACATTTGCTTCCTCCTCAGAAGATGCGAAGTTGGACCTTGAGATTTCAGAGAAAATTTGCTTGTTGCAGCATTTTATTAAGCCAGATCACTTGGATGTGCCTAGAGTTTTTCAGAATGAAGCTTCATGGCTG TTTGCTGCAAAAGAGCtgcagaaaattaatttttttaaagctcCCCGAGATAAGCTTCTCTGCATTATGAATTGCTGCCGCATCATAAACAATTTATTGCTCGATATATCAATGACAACAAATCACACACCAGCTGGGGCTGATGACTTTCTTCCTATTCTTATATATGTTACTATCAAG GCCAATCCACCCCAGTTGCATTCCAACCTTAAATTTGTTCAGCTCTACAGGAAGCATTCCAAGCTTGTCTCAGAAGTGGAATACTACCTTACCAATCTCATTTCAGCAAAAACATTTATAACAAATATCAATGCCAGTTCACTGTCCATGGATGAGAGTGAATTTCACAGGAACATGCAATTAGCAAGGTTGGCTAGTGAGATCACTGTCAATGAGCCTAGTGGTACATTCCAACTTTCAGAAGGCAGCCCTCCTATCGTGAGAAACAAGTATATCTATGTTGAAG GCAATGGATATCCGTTCATGGAGGCAGAAGCACGGGACTTACGGTTGGAGGACGTGCAGCAGTTGCTTGGCTTGTATAAGCAAGTGGTAACTAAGTACAGAAAGTTGTCAGAGGCTCTGAGGCAGCTCTCCATAGACGAAAATCAGCTCCTCAACAATCACCAACGTCAAGATATGAAGGAAAAGATCGAGCAACAGTTGGAGCAAG CTGGCAACAGTGGAGGCACAAGGTGA
- the LOC103988141 gene encoding vacuolar protein sorting-associated protein 9A isoform X2 yields the protein MEPSHVSHPNFYDFLNRMRRPAAADLVRSIKSFVISFPFQTSNAEHDGNKVQDFLTIMETTIKEHPLWAHATYEEIDSAIEGLEKYIMTKLFTHTFASSSEDAKLDLEISEKICLLQHFIKPDHLDVPRVFQNEASWLANPPQLHSNLKFVQLYRKHSKLVSEVEYYLTNLISAKTFITNINASSLSMDESEFHRNMQLARLASEITVNEPSGTFQLSEGSPPIVRNKYIYVEGNGYPFMEAEARDLRLEDVQQLLGLYKQVVTKYRKLSEALRQLSIDENQLLNNHQRQDMKEKIEQQLEQAGNSGGTR from the exons ATGGAACCCTCACATGTCTCCCACCCTAATTTCTACGATTTTCTCAATCGGATGCGCCGACCCGCTGCCGCCGATCTCGTCCGCTCCATCAAAAG CTTTGTCATATCGTTCCCATTTCAAACCTCCAATGCTGAACATGATGGCAACaaggtgcaagattttcttactATAATGGAGACCACCATCAAGGAGCATCCCTTGTGGGCTCATGCCACATATGAGGaaatagatagtgcaattgag GGTTTAGAAAAGTATATCATGACAAAGTTGTTCACTCATACATTTGCTTCCTCCTCAGAAGATGCGAAGTTGGACCTTGAGATTTCAGAGAAAATTTGCTTGTTGCAGCATTTTATTAAGCCAGATCACTTGGATGTGCCTAGAGTTTTTCAGAATGAAGCTTCATGGCTG GCCAATCCACCCCAGTTGCATTCCAACCTTAAATTTGTTCAGCTCTACAGGAAGCATTCCAAGCTTGTCTCAGAAGTGGAATACTACCTTACCAATCTCATTTCAGCAAAAACATTTATAACAAATATCAATGCCAGTTCACTGTCCATGGATGAGAGTGAATTTCACAGGAACATGCAATTAGCAAGGTTGGCTAGTGAGATCACTGTCAATGAGCCTAGTGGTACATTCCAACTTTCAGAAGGCAGCCCTCCTATCGTGAGAAACAAGTATATCTATGTTGAAG GCAATGGATATCCGTTCATGGAGGCAGAAGCACGGGACTTACGGTTGGAGGACGTGCAGCAGTTGCTTGGCTTGTATAAGCAAGTGGTAACTAAGTACAGAAAGTTGTCAGAGGCTCTGAGGCAGCTCTCCATAGACGAAAATCAGCTCCTCAACAATCACCAACGTCAAGATATGAAGGAAAAGATCGAGCAACAGTTGGAGCAAG CTGGCAACAGTGGAGGCACAAGGTGA
- the LOC135676482 gene encoding putative UDP-glucuronate:xylan alpha-glucuronosyltransferase 3: MWQMKPSCIANLILTKGFISASSTATDSMHRDDAGRRRPQRFKVDKYKVLFSERGSGCKLELLKLALFILVFCMGLTLAFSPTIHKEQQLLPSVSRSRLADAARIRQTTLSDPRYVSNLDVDWGRLSDIVKDISTEEGDLNVGLLNFNFSEVRSWQQTVPHAKLSSVHLNSADTSITWEVLYPEWIDEEEEYEVPACPSLPRPQVKKGSRFDLVAVKLPCDRSGSWSRDVARLHLQLAAAQLAAASQVHVLLVTECLPIPNLFTCKDLIGHGGNLWLYKPDSPVLEEKLRLPIGSCKLAIPFEAKVRSYTEAGRREAYATILHSAERYVCGAIAAARSIRSSGSARDLVILVDDTISEHDRSGLEAAGWKVRTMERIRNPKAKRDAYNEWNYSKFRLWQLTEYDKVVFLDADLLVLRNIDFLFALPEITAVGNNAALFNSGVMVVEPSNCTFQLLMDHIDEITSYNGGDQGYLNEIFTWWHRVPKSMNFLKHFWAGNTEKRREKKNRLLGADPPALYVVHYLGLKPWLCFRDYDCNWDLRTYWGFASDAAHETWWKVHDTLTEKLKAFCLLTTKTKAYLEYNRRQAEKASYPDGHWRKNITDPRLHVCAEKFCSWESMLVHWGEKNSSNDRHTNANPSAALPSS, translated from the exons ATGTGGCAGATGAAGCCTTCCTGTATCGCCAACCTAATCCTCACGAAGGGGTTCATCTCTGCGTCTTCCACCGCCACTGATTCCATGCATCG GGATGACGCAGGTAGAAGACGACCTCAAAGGTTCAAGGTGGACAAGTACAAGGTTCTGTTTTCGGAGAGGGGATCAGGTTGCAAGCTTGAGTTGTTGAAGCTTGCCCTGTTCATCCTTGTGTTCTGCATGGGGTTGACGCTTGCTTTCTCGCCCACAATCCACAAGGAGCAACAGCTGCTGCCCTCTGTTTCCAG GTCTCGATTGGCAGATGCTGCACGGATTCGGCAGACGACGCTTTCAGATCCTCGATACGTATCGAATTTGGATGTCGATTGGGGTCGATTGTCCGATATTGTTAAGGATATAAGCACTGAGGAAGGAGATCTCAACGTTGGCCTACTAAACTTCAACTTCTCTGAAGTCAGATCGTGGCAGCAAACAGTGCCACATGCAAAGCTCTCATCGGTGCATCTGAATTCTGCTGATACGAGCATCACTTGGGAGGTTCTCTATCCGGAGTGGATCGACGAGGAAGAAGAGTATGAAGTGCCTGCTTGTCCTTCTCTCCCTCGTCCCCAGGTCAAGAAAGGATCAAGGTTCGATCTTGTTGCAGTCAAGCTGCCCTGTGATAGATCAGGCAGCTGGTCCAGGGATGTGGCCAGGTTGCACCTGCAGCTCGCGGCCGCCCAACTCGCTGCAGCTTCGCAGGTCCATGTCCTGCTAGTGACCGAGTGTCTCCCTATTCCAAACCTCTTCACCTGCAAAGATCTCATCGGACATGGAGGAAATCTTTGGCTGTACAAGCCTGACTCACCGGTATTGGAGGAGAAGCTTCGTCTTCCTATTGGGTCATGCAAACTCGCAATCCCCTTCGAAGCAAAAG TGCGGTCGTACACGGAGGCAGGACGGCGAGAAGCATACGCTACGATACTGCACTCAGCAGAGCGCTACGTCTGCGGCGCGATTGCAGCAGCCCGAAGCATCCGCTCGTCGGGGTCCGCAAGGGACCTCGTGATCTTGGTGGACGACACCATAAGCGAGCATGACCGCAGCGGCCTCGAAGCTGCGGGGTGGAAGGTCAGAACCATGGAGAGGATCCGCAACCCCAAGGCCAAGCGCGACGCCTACAACGAGTGGAACTACAGCAAGTTCCGGCTGTGGCAGCTCACGGAGTACGACAAGGTCGTCTTCCTCGACGCCGACCTCCTCGTGCTGAGGAACATCGATTTCCTGTTCGCGTTGCCTGAGATAACTGCGGTGGGGAACAACGCCGCCCTCTTCAACTCAGGCGTGATGGTGGTGGAGCCATCCAACTGCACATTCCAGCTGCTGATGGATCACATCGACGAGATAACGTCCTACAATGGCGGCGACCAGGGTTACCTGAATGAGATCTTCACATGGTGGCACCGCGTCCCCAAGAGCATGAACTTCTTGAAGCACTTCTGGGCTGGGAACacagagaagaggagagagaagaagaacaGGTTGCTGGGAGCAGACCCACCGGCTCTCTACGTCGTTCACTACCTGGGGCTGAAGCCATGGCTGTGCTTCCGGGACTACGACTGTAACTGGGATCTGCGCACGTACTGGGGATTTGCCAGTGATGCAGCACACGAGACATGGTGGAAGGTGCATGATACCTTGACGGAGAAGCTGAAGGCCTTTTGTCTTCTAACAACCAAGACGAAGGCTTACTTGGAGTACAACAGGAGGCAGGCGGAGAAGGCGAGCTACCCTGACGGACACTGGAGGAAGAACATCACAGATCCAAGATTGCATGTCTGCGCAGAGAAGTTCTGCTCCTGGGAGAGCATGCTGGTGCATTGGGGTGAGAAGAACTCGTCCAATGATCGCCATACCAATGCGAATCCTTCTGCAGCTCTGCCTAGCTCGTAA